GGCGCGTGCCGACACGGCATTGCTGCGCGATGCCGGCTTCTGGGCGATCATCGCCTCGGCCGCGCTGATCCAGGGCAGCCACGTCGCCTACTACACCTTCTCGGCCATCAACTGGCAGATCCATGGGATCAGCGGGCTGACGATCGCGGGGCTGTGGACGCTGGGCGTGATCGCCGAGATCGTCGTATTCGCGCTGTCGCCGCGCTTCTCGCTGCATCCGTCCACGATGATCGTGATCGGTGGTGTGAGCGCGGTGATGCGCTGGATCGTGACGGCGAACGAGCCGCCGCTGGCGCTGCTTGCGATCGTGCAACTCGGCCACGGCCTCACCTTCGGCATGACCATTCTCGGCACCATGAACCTCCTGGTGCAGCGTGTGCCCCCGCATCAGATCGCGCGGGGGCAGGGCTATTACGCCGCGTGCAACGGTCTGCTCGGCGCTGCGACCTCGATCGCGTCAGGCGTGATCTACGCCCGCATCGGCGACAGCCTGTATTACGTCATGGCCGCGATGGCCGCGGCGGGCGCGCTGGTGATCTGGTCGGCGCGGCACCGGCTCATGGCTCAGCCCCAGAGCGAGGCGTCCGGCGGATAGACCAGGCTGCCGTCATAACGCAGGGCGTGATCGCGGTCGCGCGCCAGCAGCAGCGGGCCGTCGAGATCGACGAAGCGCGCCTGCGGCGTCACCAGCATCGCCGGCGCCATCGACAACGAGGTCGCGACCATGCAGCCGACCATGATCTCGAAGCCGAGCGCCTGTGCCGCGTCGGCCATGGCGAGCGCCTCGGTGAGGCCGCCGGTCTTGTCGAGCTTGATGTTCACGGCGTCGTAGCGATCGCGCAAGGGCGCAAGCGAGGTGCGGTCATGCACGCTCTCGTCGGCGCAGACCACGAGCGGCCGCTTGATCCGCGCCAGCGCCTCGTCCTTCCCCGCCGGCAGCGGCTGCTCGACCAGCGTGACGCCGGTCGCCGCGCAGGCGGCGAGGTTGGCTTCCAGATTGGCCTCGGTCCAGGCCTCGTTGGCATCGACGATCAGCTCGGATTCGGGGGCGGCCTTGCGCACCGCTGCGATGCGCTCGGGATCGCCGTCGCCGCCGAGCTTGATCTTGAGAAGCGGCCGGTGCGCGGCCCTGGCGGTCGCCACGGCCATCGCCTCGGGCGTTCCTAACGAGATCGTGTAGGCCGTGATGCGCTCGCCCGGGACCGGGCGGTCGAGCAGGTTCCAGGCCCGCACGACTGCCGCCTTGGCCTCGAGGTCGATCAGGGCGCAGTCCAGCGCGTTACGGGCCGCGCCGGGCGCCATGGAGGCCTGGAGGGCCTGCCGCGTGAGCCCGTCGGCGACGGCCTGCTGCATGGCCTGGATGGCCGCGAGCGTCGCCTCGGGCGTCTCGCCATAGCGGGGATAGGGCACGCACTCGCCGCGGCCGGTCAGCCCGTCCCGGCTGACCTCCGCCACGACAGTCACGGCCTCGGTTTTGGCCCCCCGGCTGATGGTAAAGCTGCCCGCGATCGGGAAGCGCTCGATTCGCGCCGCCAGGGAAGCAAATTTCATGGAAGTCATTTTGAACTCTGGCGAAATCTGAACCTGCTAGTTACCTCTAGCAACTAACATTAACCACTTGGGGATACCTTCTCTGGGTAAGGGCGCGTGCGCAACTCTCTGATCTTCTCCGCCCCGGCACGGGAGCGGACATCTTGAACAGCGATCCGAAGCTGGAACGGATTGCCAAGGGCAACGCGCTGGCACTTTGCGCTACCGGGACCTGGACCGCGAGCTTCGCGCCGGTCCTGGAGCGGATGGTGGCCGACGCCGAAAAGCTCGCCGGCGGCCCCCAGAGCATCTTCATCGACGTCTCCGAGGTCGCCAAGCTCGATACCTTCGGCGCCTGGCTGATCGAGCGACTACGCCGCAGTCTGACCAGCGGCGCGGTCGAACCGCAGATCGCGGGGCTCTCCGCCAATTATTCGAGCCTCGTGGACGAGGTGCGGCGGGTGCGGGCGGCCCCCGTAACCGACCGCAGCCCGATCACCATCACCGGCATGCTGGAGCAGATCGGCCGGACCGTCGCCGGCGTTGCCGGCACGGTCGCAGGCCTCGTCGACATGCTCGGCGCGGTGCTCGCGGCGGGCTTTCGCGTCCTGATCCATCCGCGCTCGCTCCGCCTGACCTCGACCGTGCACCACATGGAGCAGGTCTGCTGGCGCGCGGTGCCGATCATCGTGCTGATCACCTTCCTGATCGGCTGCATCATCGCACAGCAGGGCATTTTTCATTTCCGCAGGTTCGGCGCCGACATCTTCGTCGTCGACATGCTGGGCGTGCTGGTGCTGCGCGAGATCGGCGTGCTCCTGGTCGCGATCATGGTCGCGGGCCGGTCGGGCAGCGCCTACACCGCCGAGCTCGGCTCGATGAAGATGCGCGAGGAGATCGACGCGCTGCGCACCATGGGCTTCGATCCCATCGAGGTCCTGGTGCTGCCGCGCATGCTGGCCCTCGTGCTCGCGCTGCCGATCCTCGCCTTTCTCGGCGCGATGGCCGCGCTCTATGGCGGCGGTCTCGTCGCCTTTCTCTATGGCGGCGTCCAGCCGGAGGCCTTTCTGTTGCGCCTGCGCGACGCCATCTCGATCGACCATTTCATCGTCGGCATCGTGAAGGCGCCGGTCATGGCCGCCGTGATCGGCATCGTCGCCTGCGTCGAGGGGCTCGCCGTGCAGGGCAGCGCGGAATCGCTCGGACAGCACACCACGGCCTCGGTGGTGAAGGGCATCTTCTTCGTCATCGTCATGGACGGCGTGTTCGCGATCTTCTTCGCCTCGATCGGGATGTGACGATGGCAGGATTAGCTCAAGGCGAGATGCAAAATCCCATCATCCGCGTCCGCGGCATCACGGTGCAGTTCGGCGCAACCCGCGTGCTCGACGGCCTCAACCTCGACGTCAAGCGCGGCGAGATTTTGGGATTCGTCGGCCCCTCAGGCGCGGGCAAGTCGGTGCTCACGCGCACCATCATCGGCCTGGTGCCGAAGGTCGCAGGCTCGATCGAGGTGTTCGGCGTCGATCTGGATTCCTCCAACATTTCGCAGCGGCGCAACGTCGAGCGGCGCTGGGGCGTTTTGTTCCAGCAGGGCGCGCTGTTCTCCTCGCTCACGGTGCGGCAGAACATCCAGTTTCCGATGCGCGAATACTTGCGGGTCTCGCAGCGGCTGATGGACGAGATCACCATGGCCAAGCTCACCATGGTCGGCCTCAAGCCCGAAGTCGCCGAGCGCTTCCCGTCCGAACTCTCGGGCGGCATGATCAAGCGCGTGGCGCTGGCGCGCGCGCTCTCGCTCGATCCGGACCTCGTCTTCCTGGACGAGCCGACCTCGGGCCTCGATCCGATCGGCGCCGGCGACTTCGACGAGCTGGTCCGGACGCTCCAGCGCACTTTGGGGCTGACGGTTTTCATGGTAACCCACGACCTCGACAGCCTTTACACAGCATGTGACCGCATCGCCGTTTTAGGGAACGGTAAGATCATTGCTGCAGGGTCGATCGCCGACATGCAGGCCTCGCAGCATCCCTGGCTGAGGCAGTATTTCCATGGCAAGCGCGCCCGCGCGGTCATGGGTTGAGAGCTGGTTGAGTAGCTGGGATGGGTAGCCGGAGCACCTGATGGAAACGCGGGCGAACTACGTCTTGATCGGGTCGTTCACGCTGGCGGTGATCGCCGCCGCGATCGGCTTCGTGCTGTGGTTTCAGTCGCTGCACACCACCAAGCAGCGCAGCCCCCTCCGCGTCGTGTTCGAGGGCCCGGCGGCAGGCCTGCGCAACGGCGGCAGCGTCAATTTCAACGGTATCAGGGTGGGCGAGGTGGTCTCGGTGAAGCTCGATAACCCGCGGCGGGTTGTCGCACTGGCCATGATCGAGAACAACGCCCCGATCCGCAAGGACACCCTGGTCGGCCTCGAATTCCAGGGCCTCACGGGCGTCGCCGCGATCTCGCTCAAGGGTGGCGACGAGGCCGCCCCTTCGGCGCCGCTCGACCAGGACGGCATCCCAACGCTCACCGCCGACCCCAACAAGCTCCAGGACGTCACCGAGGCGATCCGCGGCACGCTGCAGAACATCAACAAGATCGTCGCGGACAATCAGGAATCGGTGAAGAACTCGCTGAAGAATCTGGAGACCTTCACCAACTCGCTCGCGCGCAATTCGGAGAAGATCGACGGGGTGATGGCCAAGGTCGACGGCGTCATGCTCAAGGCCGACAATCTCATGCTCGGCCTCAACACGCTCGCCGGCGGCAAGGACGGGGGCGAGCTGTTCCAGGCGGTGAAGTCGATCCGCGAACTCGCCGACGATTTCGACAAGCGCTCCGGTGCGCTGATAGCCGACGGCCGCCGCACCCTCGGCGACATCAGCCGCGCCGTGAACAATTTCGACCGCAACCCGACGCGCGTCCTGTTCGGCGCCAGCAACAGCGCGCCGGCCGCCCCGCCGCCGCCGCCCGAGCCGCCGAGGCAGGCGCCTGCGCCGAGGCGGCAGTAGCGAGTGAGTTCGTGTCCCGGACAAGCGGCAACGCATAGCGTTGCCGCGCAGAGCCGGGACCTAGCAGGCAACACGGAACACGTTGCGAGATGGCCCCGGCTCTGCAGCGCACCGCTGAAGAAGCGCTGCATAGCGTCCGGCGCACGAGAGCGCGGATGACGCCCCCAAACAAAAACGGAGCCCGTGAGGGCTCCGTTTTCATTCGCTATTCGCCGCTCGCCACTCGCGAGCTTCGTCTCACCCCAGCCGTCCCGCCGCATGCGCCAGCAGCGTGTACACCAGGCCCGTCTCCGAGGTCAGGTGGGTGCGCAGCTCCTGCGGGCCGCGGCCGTCGCGGGCGACTTCGTCCAGCAGGCGCTCGAACTCGGCGACGTAGCGGTCGACCGTGCCCTTGAAGTTGCGGTCGGCGCGATACTTGCGGGCGACCTC
The nucleotide sequence above comes from Bradyrhizobium sp. NDS-1. Encoded proteins:
- the dgcA gene encoding N-acetyl-D-Glu racemase DgcA; this translates as MTSMKFASLAARIERFPIAGSFTISRGAKTEAVTVVAEVSRDGLTGRGECVPYPRYGETPEATLAAIQAMQQAVADGLTRQALQASMAPGAARNALDCALIDLEAKAAVVRAWNLLDRPVPGERITAYTISLGTPEAMAVATARAAHRPLLKIKLGGDGDPERIAAVRKAAPESELIVDANEAWTEANLEANLAACAATGVTLVEQPLPAGKDEALARIKRPLVVCADESVHDRTSLAPLRDRYDAVNIKLDKTGGLTEALAMADAAQALGFEIMVGCMVATSLSMAPAMLVTPQARFVDLDGPLLLARDRDHALRYDGSLVYPPDASLWG
- a CDS encoding MlaE family ABC transporter permease, whose translation is MNSDPKLERIAKGNALALCATGTWTASFAPVLERMVADAEKLAGGPQSIFIDVSEVAKLDTFGAWLIERLRRSLTSGAVEPQIAGLSANYSSLVDEVRRVRAAPVTDRSPITITGMLEQIGRTVAGVAGTVAGLVDMLGAVLAAGFRVLIHPRSLRLTSTVHHMEQVCWRAVPIIVLITFLIGCIIAQQGIFHFRRFGADIFVVDMLGVLVLREIGVLLVAIMVAGRSGSAYTAELGSMKMREEIDALRTMGFDPIEVLVLPRMLALVLALPILAFLGAMAALYGGGLVAFLYGGVQPEAFLLRLRDAISIDHFIVGIVKAPVMAAVIGIVACVEGLAVQGSAESLGQHTTASVVKGIFFVIVMDGVFAIFFASIGM
- a CDS encoding ABC transporter ATP-binding protein — its product is MAGLAQGEMQNPIIRVRGITVQFGATRVLDGLNLDVKRGEILGFVGPSGAGKSVLTRTIIGLVPKVAGSIEVFGVDLDSSNISQRRNVERRWGVLFQQGALFSSLTVRQNIQFPMREYLRVSQRLMDEITMAKLTMVGLKPEVAERFPSELSGGMIKRVALARALSLDPDLVFLDEPTSGLDPIGAGDFDELVRTLQRTLGLTVFMVTHDLDSLYTACDRIAVLGNGKIIAAGSIADMQASQHPWLRQYFHGKRARAVMG
- a CDS encoding MlaD family protein; amino-acid sequence: METRANYVLIGSFTLAVIAAAIGFVLWFQSLHTTKQRSPLRVVFEGPAAGLRNGGSVNFNGIRVGEVVSVKLDNPRRVVALAMIENNAPIRKDTLVGLEFQGLTGVAAISLKGGDEAAPSAPLDQDGIPTLTADPNKLQDVTEAIRGTLQNINKIVADNQESVKNSLKNLETFTNSLARNSEKIDGVMAKVDGVMLKADNLMLGLNTLAGGKDGGELFQAVKSIRELADDFDKRSGALIADGRRTLGDISRAVNNFDRNPTRVLFGASNSAPAAPPPPPEPPRQAPAPRRQ